Proteins found in one Acipenser ruthenus chromosome 18, fAciRut3.2 maternal haplotype, whole genome shotgun sequence genomic segment:
- the LOC117423763 gene encoding myelin transcription factor 1-like isoform X3 has product MKLCASFLENEFRGRLLNQRWTRGERISSCETKSLHSRHCKMNLDSDDKRTRTRSKGIRVPVELIGQELSCPTLGCNGSGHVSGKYARHRSLQSCPLAKKRKHQDVDSDQPSSKRKSHPLRLALDEGYNVDSDGSDESEVREDSSADESEEALEDEHEEEDDKEESEEAAREECMAAESSNAGQSQEEDSPEAPVSNQREDYTYYHEMVASSLLNLGQIAENTVETTEESPLTAGMDIVCETENIDRCSEVETQAETVVHEDDDEEGDEEDATEIREATEEAQNLIRTVEIHQEPEEEEEEEEEEEEEEEEEDEDEDVEASEACMTQKDNTDHQYFSGGFTRFRTVEHEADGPSSEIQCEETLGEEEEEEEDEEEEEEEEEEEEEVTDAQGSHTETETELELQSQLEDSCPKTTSSVVIEVRSEESDKDDEDNDDDDTLSQKSAVTDESEIYDMTRGNLGLLEQAIALKAEQVKMMREAGRMPGEQLRYFHIEDRQGKPMDSMRKNYFNKDPSRSEKREIKCPTPGCDGTGHVTGLYPHHRSLSGCPHKDRIPPEILAMHENVLKCPTAGCTGQGHVNSNRNTHRSLSGCPIAAAEKLSKTHEKQPIPQHASELPKGSPNSDRVLRPMCFVKQLEIPQFGSYRPNVQPATPRANLAKELEKYSKVSFDYASFDVQVFGKRMLAPKIATTEISPKAFKSKPFPKASSPSHSLSGSYAKSTTSSSSSSGYDYSHDAEAAHMAATAILNLSTRCWEMPENLSTKQQDLASKSMDIEVDENGTLDLSMKKHSKSLSCLSPGVRSPEQSQNQSCSPSSSAMTSPQSSHASKQEEWEGPIDYTKPNRQREEDLEEMEPAAHSFVSSEPEDCEMIQESLEDRKYPGEVTTTSFKMKYQSKDSKKELLLCPTPGCDGSGHITGNYASHRRCPTPGCDGSGHITGNYSSHRSLSGCPRAKKGGIKTTPTKDDKEDPELLKCPVPGCDGLGHISGKYASHRSASGCPLAARRQKEGLLNGAPFPWKSLRTEGPACPTPGCDGSGHANGSFLTHRSLSGCPRASFAIKKTKFPGDEYLTTKFRASDVLDNDEDIKQLNKEISELNESNTEMEADMVNLQTQISSMEKNLKNIEDENKIIEEQNEALFMELSGLSQALVRSLANIRLPHMQEPITEQNFDSYVNTLTDMYTNKECYQNPENKALLETIKQAVKGIKV; this is encoded by the exons ATGAACCTAGACAGTGATGACAAGAGAACACGCACACGATCAAAGGGAATTAGAG TGCCTGTAGAACTCATAGGACAAGAATTAAG CTGCCCCACCCTTGGATGCAATGGCTCAGGTCATGTCAGTGGAAAATATGCAAGACACAGAAG TTTACAGAGTTGCCCGTTGGCCAAGAAAAGGAAACACCAGGATGTAGACTCGGATCAGCCTTCATCAAAAAGGAAGTCCCACCCCCTGAGGTTGGCTTTGGATGAGGGGTACAATGTGGACAGCGACGGTAGTGACGAATCAGAGGTCAGGGAAGATTCCTCAGCAGACGAATCAGAGGAGGCCTTGGAGGACGAGCACGAGGAAGAAGACGACAAAGAAGAGAGCGAAGAGGCAGCACGAG AAGAATGCATGGCAGCAGAATCATCCAATGCTGGACAATCTCAAGAGGAAGACTCGCCCGAGGCACCCGTTAGTAACCAAAGGGAAGACTACACATACTATCATGAAATGGTGGCCAGTTCCCTTCTCAACCTGGGTCAAATTGCAGAAAACACAGTGGAAACAACAGAGGAATCTCCGCTCACAGCTGGAATGGACATAGTATGTGAAACAGAGAACATTGATAGGTGCAGCGAGGTGGAAACACAGGCCGAAACAGTGGTtcatgaagatgatgatgaagagggtGACGAAGAAGATGCTACAGAAATTAGGGAGGCGACAGAAGAAGCCCAGAACTTGATCAGGACAGTAGAAATACATCAGGaaccagaggaggaggaggaggaggaggaggaagaggaggaggaggaagaagaagaagatgaagatgagGATGTGGAGGCCAGCGAGGCTTGCATGACACAGAAAGACAACACAGATCACCAGTACTTCAGTGGGGGCTTCACGAGGTTCAGAACAGTAGAGCATGAGGCAGACGGTCCATCATCAGAAATCCAGTGCGAGGAGACACTgggagaagaagaggaagaggaggaggatgaagaggaggaggaggaggaggaggaggaggaggaggaagttACAGATGCTCAGGGATctcacacagaaacagaaactgAACTGGAGCTCCAGTCCCAGCTCGAGGACTCCTGTCCAAAGACCACATCCTCAGTGGTGATCGAGGTCCGATCGGAAGAGTCTGACAAAGACGACGAGGATAACGACGACGATGACACTCTTTCTCAGAAGTCGGCCGTCACGGATGAGTCCGAGATATATGACATGACGAGAGGGAACCTCGGTCTTCTAGAGCAGGCTATTGCGCTAAAGGCTGAGCAGGTGAAGATGATGCGGGAAGCAGGCAGGATGCCAGGGGAACAACTTCGCTATTTCCACATAGAGGACAGGCAAGGAAAGCCTATGGATTCTATGAGAAAGAATTACTTTAATAAAG ACCCCTCAAGGTCTGAGAAGAGAGAGATTAAGTGCCCGACCCCAGGGTGTGATGGGACTGGTCATGTGACTGGATTGTACCCTCACCATCGCAGTCTGTCCGGCTGCCCACACAAAGACAGGATACCACCAGAGA TCCTGGCGATGCACGAGAATGTTCTCAAGTGTCCCACGGCAGGGTGCACGGGGCAGGGTCACGTCAACAGCAACCGCAACACTCACAGGAG CTTGTCCGGATGTCCTATTGCCGCAGCTGAAAAACTGTCTAAAACCCATGAGAAACAGCCAATCCCTCAGCATGCCTCTGAGCTCCCTAAAGGCAGCCCTAATTCAGACAGAGTACTCAG GCCTATGTGCTTTGTAAAGCAATTAGAGATTCCTCAGTTTGGCAGCTACAGACCCAATGTTCAACCTGCAACCCCTCGTGCCAACCTGGCTAAGGAACTTGAGAAGTACTCCAAGGTCTCTTTCGATTATGCAAGTTTTGATGTTCAGGTCTTTGGCAAACGTATGCTTGCCCCAAAGATTGCGACCACTGAAATCTCACCAAAAGCCTTTAAAT CTAAACCATTCCCCAAGGCGTCCTCCCCAAGCCACAGCCTGTCTGGTAGTTATGCGAAGAGCaccacctcctcttcctcctccagcGGCTACGACTACTCCCACGACGCAGAGGCGGCGCACATGGCCGCCACCGCAATCCTGAACCTGTCCACACGCTGCTGGGAAATGCCTGAGAATCTCAGCACAAAACAGCAGGACCTAGCCAGCAAG AGCATGGATATCGAGGTGGATGAGAACGGCACCCTGGACCTCAGCATGAAAAAGCACAGTAAGAGCTTGTCGTGCCTGAGCCCGGGGGTCAGATCACCAGAGCAGTCCCAGAACCAGAGCTGCAGCCCCAGCAGCAGTGCGATGACCTCACCACAGTCCAGCCACGCCTCCAAACAGGAAGAGTGGGAGGGGCCTATCGACTACACCAAACCCAACAGGCAGCGCGAGGAGGACTTAGAGGAG ATGGAGCCCGCAGCCCACTCGTTCGTCTCCTCAGAACCAgaggactgtgaaatgatccaagAGAGCTTGGAAGACAGGAAGTACCCGGGAGAGGTCACCACAACaagcttcaaaatgaaatacCAGAGCAAGGACAGCAAGAAGGAACTTCTATT GTGCCCAACCCCTGGTTGTGATGGCAGTGGTCACATCACTGGAAACTATGCATCACACCGCAG GTGCCCAACTCCAGGCTGTGACGGTTCCGGTCATATCACAGGGAACTACTCATCCCACAGAAG TTTGTCTGGCTGCCCCCGTGCCAAGAAAGGTGGAATAAAAACAACTCCTACCAAGGACGACAAGGAGGATCCCGAGCTCTTAAA ATGCCCAGTTCCAGGATGTGACGGCTTGGGTCACATCAGCGGGAAGTACGCCTCCCACCGCAGTGCCTCCGGCTGCCCATTGGCTGCCCGCAGACAGAAGGAAGGGCTTCTCAACGGCGCTCCCTTTCCCTGGAAATCACTCCGAACAGAAGGACCAGCCTGCCCAACGCCAGGGTGCGACGGCTCAGGTCACGCTAATGGCAGCTTCCTTACACACCGAAG TCTCTCAGGCTGTCCCAGGGCCTCTTTTGCTATAAAGAAGACAAAGTTCCCAGGGGATGAATATCTCACCACAAAATTCAGGGCCAGTGACG TTCTCGACAATGATGAAGAcattaaacagttaaacaagGAGATCAGCGAGCTCAACGAATCCAACACTGAGATGGAAGCGGACATGGTCAACCTGCAGACGCAG ATTTCCTCAATGGAAAAGAATCTGAAGAACATCGAAGATGAGAACAAAATCATTGAGGAGCAGAATGAGGCCTTGTTTATGGAGCTGTCAGGCCTGAGTCAGGCCCTCGTTCGCAGCCTGGCCAACATTCGCCTTCCACACATG CAGGAGCCAATCACTGAGCAGAATTTTGATTCCTATGTGAACACGTTGACGGATATGTACACCAATAAGGAGTGCTACCAGAACCCAGAGAACAAGGCACTGCTGGAGACTATTAAGCAGGCTGTGAAGGGTATCAAAGTGTAA
- the LOC117423763 gene encoding myelin transcription factor 1-like isoform X6, with protein MKLCASFLENEFRGRLLNQRWTRGERISSCETKSLHSRHCKMNLDSDDKRTRTRSKGIRVPVELIGQELSCPTLGCNGSGHVSGKYARHRSLQSCPLAKKRKHQDVDSDQPSSKRKSHPLRLALDEGYNVDSDGSDESEVREDSSADESEEALEDEHEEEDDKEESEEAAREECMAAESSNAGQSQEEDSPEAPVSNQREDYTYYHEMVASSLLNLGQIAENTVETTEESPLTAGMDIVCETENIDRCSEVETQAETVVHEDDDEEGDEEDATEIREATEEAQNLIRTVEIHQEPEEEEEEEEEEEEEEEEEDEDEDVEASEACMTQKDNTDHQYFSGGFTRFRTVEHEADGPSSEIQCEETLGEEEEEEEDEEEEEEEEEEEEEVTDAQGSHTETETELELQSQLEDSCPKTTSSVVIEVRSEESDKDDEDNDDDDTLSQKSAVTDESEIYDMTRGNLGLLEQAIALKAEQVKMMREAGRMPGEQLRYFHIEDRQGKPMDSMRKNYFNKDPSRSEKREIKCPTPGCDGTGHVTGLYPHHRSLSGCPHKDRIPPEILAMHENVLKCPTAGCTGQGHVNSNRNTHRSLSGCPIAAAEKLSKTHEKQPIPQHASELPKGSPNSDRVLRPMCFVKQLEIPQFGSYRPNVQPATPRANLAKELEKYSKVSFDYASFDVQVFGKRMLAPKIATTEISPKAFKSKPFPKASSPSHSLSGSYAKSTTSSSSSSGYDYSHDAEAAHMAATAILNLSTRCWEMPENLSTKQQDLASKSMDIEVDENGTLDLSMKKHSKSLSCLSPGVRSPEQSQNQSCSPSSSAMTSPQSSHASKQEEWEGPIDYTKPNRQREEDLEEMEPAAHSFVSSEPEDCEMIQESLEDRKYPGEVTTTSFKMKYQSKDSKKELLLCPTPGCDGSGHITGNYASHRRCPTPGCDGSGHITGNYSSHRRCPVPGCDGLGHISGKYASHRSASGCPLAARRQKEGLLNGAPFPWKSLRTEGPACPTPGCDGSGHANGSFLTHRSLSGCPRASFAIKKTKFPGDEYLTTKFRASDVLDNDEDIKQLNKEISELNESNTEMEADMVNLQTQISSMEKNLKNIEDENKIIEEQNEALFMELSGLSQALVRSLANIRLPHMQEPITEQNFDSYVNTLTDMYTNKECYQNPENKALLETIKQAVKGIKV; from the exons ATGAACCTAGACAGTGATGACAAGAGAACACGCACACGATCAAAGGGAATTAGAG TGCCTGTAGAACTCATAGGACAAGAATTAAG CTGCCCCACCCTTGGATGCAATGGCTCAGGTCATGTCAGTGGAAAATATGCAAGACACAGAAG TTTACAGAGTTGCCCGTTGGCCAAGAAAAGGAAACACCAGGATGTAGACTCGGATCAGCCTTCATCAAAAAGGAAGTCCCACCCCCTGAGGTTGGCTTTGGATGAGGGGTACAATGTGGACAGCGACGGTAGTGACGAATCAGAGGTCAGGGAAGATTCCTCAGCAGACGAATCAGAGGAGGCCTTGGAGGACGAGCACGAGGAAGAAGACGACAAAGAAGAGAGCGAAGAGGCAGCACGAG AAGAATGCATGGCAGCAGAATCATCCAATGCTGGACAATCTCAAGAGGAAGACTCGCCCGAGGCACCCGTTAGTAACCAAAGGGAAGACTACACATACTATCATGAAATGGTGGCCAGTTCCCTTCTCAACCTGGGTCAAATTGCAGAAAACACAGTGGAAACAACAGAGGAATCTCCGCTCACAGCTGGAATGGACATAGTATGTGAAACAGAGAACATTGATAGGTGCAGCGAGGTGGAAACACAGGCCGAAACAGTGGTtcatgaagatgatgatgaagagggtGACGAAGAAGATGCTACAGAAATTAGGGAGGCGACAGAAGAAGCCCAGAACTTGATCAGGACAGTAGAAATACATCAGGaaccagaggaggaggaggaggaggaggaggaagaggaggaggaggaagaagaagaagatgaagatgagGATGTGGAGGCCAGCGAGGCTTGCATGACACAGAAAGACAACACAGATCACCAGTACTTCAGTGGGGGCTTCACGAGGTTCAGAACAGTAGAGCATGAGGCAGACGGTCCATCATCAGAAATCCAGTGCGAGGAGACACTgggagaagaagaggaagaggaggaggatgaagaggaggaggaggaggaggaggaggaggaggaggaagttACAGATGCTCAGGGATctcacacagaaacagaaactgAACTGGAGCTCCAGTCCCAGCTCGAGGACTCCTGTCCAAAGACCACATCCTCAGTGGTGATCGAGGTCCGATCGGAAGAGTCTGACAAAGACGACGAGGATAACGACGACGATGACACTCTTTCTCAGAAGTCGGCCGTCACGGATGAGTCCGAGATATATGACATGACGAGAGGGAACCTCGGTCTTCTAGAGCAGGCTATTGCGCTAAAGGCTGAGCAGGTGAAGATGATGCGGGAAGCAGGCAGGATGCCAGGGGAACAACTTCGCTATTTCCACATAGAGGACAGGCAAGGAAAGCCTATGGATTCTATGAGAAAGAATTACTTTAATAAAG ACCCCTCAAGGTCTGAGAAGAGAGAGATTAAGTGCCCGACCCCAGGGTGTGATGGGACTGGTCATGTGACTGGATTGTACCCTCACCATCGCAGTCTGTCCGGCTGCCCACACAAAGACAGGATACCACCAGAGA TCCTGGCGATGCACGAGAATGTTCTCAAGTGTCCCACGGCAGGGTGCACGGGGCAGGGTCACGTCAACAGCAACCGCAACACTCACAGGAG CTTGTCCGGATGTCCTATTGCCGCAGCTGAAAAACTGTCTAAAACCCATGAGAAACAGCCAATCCCTCAGCATGCCTCTGAGCTCCCTAAAGGCAGCCCTAATTCAGACAGAGTACTCAG GCCTATGTGCTTTGTAAAGCAATTAGAGATTCCTCAGTTTGGCAGCTACAGACCCAATGTTCAACCTGCAACCCCTCGTGCCAACCTGGCTAAGGAACTTGAGAAGTACTCCAAGGTCTCTTTCGATTATGCAAGTTTTGATGTTCAGGTCTTTGGCAAACGTATGCTTGCCCCAAAGATTGCGACCACTGAAATCTCACCAAAAGCCTTTAAAT CTAAACCATTCCCCAAGGCGTCCTCCCCAAGCCACAGCCTGTCTGGTAGTTATGCGAAGAGCaccacctcctcttcctcctccagcGGCTACGACTACTCCCACGACGCAGAGGCGGCGCACATGGCCGCCACCGCAATCCTGAACCTGTCCACACGCTGCTGGGAAATGCCTGAGAATCTCAGCACAAAACAGCAGGACCTAGCCAGCAAG AGCATGGATATCGAGGTGGATGAGAACGGCACCCTGGACCTCAGCATGAAAAAGCACAGTAAGAGCTTGTCGTGCCTGAGCCCGGGGGTCAGATCACCAGAGCAGTCCCAGAACCAGAGCTGCAGCCCCAGCAGCAGTGCGATGACCTCACCACAGTCCAGCCACGCCTCCAAACAGGAAGAGTGGGAGGGGCCTATCGACTACACCAAACCCAACAGGCAGCGCGAGGAGGACTTAGAGGAG ATGGAGCCCGCAGCCCACTCGTTCGTCTCCTCAGAACCAgaggactgtgaaatgatccaagAGAGCTTGGAAGACAGGAAGTACCCGGGAGAGGTCACCACAACaagcttcaaaatgaaatacCAGAGCAAGGACAGCAAGAAGGAACTTCTATT GTGCCCAACCCCTGGTTGTGATGGCAGTGGTCACATCACTGGAAACTATGCATCACACCGCAG GTGCCCAACTCCAGGCTGTGACGGTTCCGGTCATATCACAGGGAACTACTCATCCCACAGAAG ATGCCCAGTTCCAGGATGTGACGGCTTGGGTCACATCAGCGGGAAGTACGCCTCCCACCGCAGTGCCTCCGGCTGCCCATTGGCTGCCCGCAGACAGAAGGAAGGGCTTCTCAACGGCGCTCCCTTTCCCTGGAAATCACTCCGAACAGAAGGACCAGCCTGCCCAACGCCAGGGTGCGACGGCTCAGGTCACGCTAATGGCAGCTTCCTTACACACCGAAG TCTCTCAGGCTGTCCCAGGGCCTCTTTTGCTATAAAGAAGACAAAGTTCCCAGGGGATGAATATCTCACCACAAAATTCAGGGCCAGTGACG TTCTCGACAATGATGAAGAcattaaacagttaaacaagGAGATCAGCGAGCTCAACGAATCCAACACTGAGATGGAAGCGGACATGGTCAACCTGCAGACGCAG ATTTCCTCAATGGAAAAGAATCTGAAGAACATCGAAGATGAGAACAAAATCATTGAGGAGCAGAATGAGGCCTTGTTTATGGAGCTGTCAGGCCTGAGTCAGGCCCTCGTTCGCAGCCTGGCCAACATTCGCCTTCCACACATG CAGGAGCCAATCACTGAGCAGAATTTTGATTCCTATGTGAACACGTTGACGGATATGTACACCAATAAGGAGTGCTACCAGAACCCAGAGAACAAGGCACTGCTGGAGACTATTAAGCAGGCTGTGAAGGGTATCAAAGTGTAA
- the LOC117423763 gene encoding myelin transcription factor 1-like isoform X5, which translates to MNLDSDDKRTRTRSKGIRVPVELIGQELSCPTLGCNGSGHVSGKYARHRSLQSCPLAKKRKHQDVDSDQPSSKRKSHPLRLALDEGYNVDSDGSDESEVREDSSADESEEALEDEHEEEDDKEESEEAAREECMAAESSNAGQSQEEDSPEAPVSNQREDYTYYHEMVASSLLNLGQIAENTVETTEESPLTAGMDIVCETENIDRCSEVETQAETVVHEDDDEEGDEEDATEIREATEEAQNLIRTVEIHQEPEEEEEEEEEEEEEEEEEDEDEDVEASEACMTQKDNTDHQYFSGGFTRFRTVEHEADGPSSEIQCEETLGEEEEEEEDEEEEEEEEEEEEEVTDAQGSHTETETELELQSQLEDSCPKTTSSVVIEVRSEESDKDDEDNDDDDTLSQKSAVTDESEIYDMTRGNLGLLEQAIALKAEQVKMMREAGRMPGEQLRYFHIEDRQGKPMDSMRKNYFNKDPSRSEKREIKCPTPGCDGTGHVTGLYPHHRSLSGCPHKDRIPPEILAMHENVLKCPTAGCTGQGHVNSNRNTHRSLSGCPIAAAEKLSKTHEKQPIPQHASELPKGSPNSDRVLRPMCFVKQLEIPQFGSYRPNVQPATPRANLAKELEKYSKVSFDYASFDVQVFGKRMLAPKIATTEISPKAFKSKPFPKASSPSHSLSGSYAKSTTSSSSSSGYDYSHDAEAAHMAATAILNLSTRCWEMPENLSTKQQDLASKSMDIEVDENGTLDLSMKKHSKSLSCLSPGVRSPEQSQNQSCSPSSSAMTSPQSSHASKQEEWEGPIDYTKPNRQREEDLEEMEPAAHSFVSSEPEDCEMIQESLEDRKYPGEVTTTSFKMKYQSKDSKKELLLCPTPGCDGSGHITGNYASHRSLSGCPLADKSLRSLMAAHSAELKCPTPGCDGSGHITGNYSSHRSLSGCPRAKKGGIKTTPTKDDKEDPELLKCPVPGCDGLGHISGKYASHRSASGCPLAARRQKEGLLNGAPFPWKSLRTEGPACPTPGCDGSGHANGSFLTHRSLSGCPRASFAIKKTKFPGDEYLTTKFRASDVLDNDEDIKQLNKEISELNESNTEMEADMVNLQTQISSMEKNLKNIEDENKIIEEQNEALFMELSGLSQALVRSLANIRLPHMQEPITEQNFDSYVNTLTDMYTNKECYQNPENKALLETIKQAVKGIKV; encoded by the exons ATGAACCTAGACAGTGATGACAAGAGAACACGCACACGATCAAAGGGAATTAGAG TGCCTGTAGAACTCATAGGACAAGAATTAAG CTGCCCCACCCTTGGATGCAATGGCTCAGGTCATGTCAGTGGAAAATATGCAAGACACAGAAG TTTACAGAGTTGCCCGTTGGCCAAGAAAAGGAAACACCAGGATGTAGACTCGGATCAGCCTTCATCAAAAAGGAAGTCCCACCCCCTGAGGTTGGCTTTGGATGAGGGGTACAATGTGGACAGCGACGGTAGTGACGAATCAGAGGTCAGGGAAGATTCCTCAGCAGACGAATCAGAGGAGGCCTTGGAGGACGAGCACGAGGAAGAAGACGACAAAGAAGAGAGCGAAGAGGCAGCACGAG AAGAATGCATGGCAGCAGAATCATCCAATGCTGGACAATCTCAAGAGGAAGACTCGCCCGAGGCACCCGTTAGTAACCAAAGGGAAGACTACACATACTATCATGAAATGGTGGCCAGTTCCCTTCTCAACCTGGGTCAAATTGCAGAAAACACAGTGGAAACAACAGAGGAATCTCCGCTCACAGCTGGAATGGACATAGTATGTGAAACAGAGAACATTGATAGGTGCAGCGAGGTGGAAACACAGGCCGAAACAGTGGTtcatgaagatgatgatgaagagggtGACGAAGAAGATGCTACAGAAATTAGGGAGGCGACAGAAGAAGCCCAGAACTTGATCAGGACAGTAGAAATACATCAGGaaccagaggaggaggaggaggaggaggaggaagaggaggaggaggaagaagaagaagatgaagatgagGATGTGGAGGCCAGCGAGGCTTGCATGACACAGAAAGACAACACAGATCACCAGTACTTCAGTGGGGGCTTCACGAGGTTCAGAACAGTAGAGCATGAGGCAGACGGTCCATCATCAGAAATCCAGTGCGAGGAGACACTgggagaagaagaggaagaggaggaggatgaagaggaggaggaggaggaggaggaggaggaggaggaagttACAGATGCTCAGGGATctcacacagaaacagaaactgAACTGGAGCTCCAGTCCCAGCTCGAGGACTCCTGTCCAAAGACCACATCCTCAGTGGTGATCGAGGTCCGATCGGAAGAGTCTGACAAAGACGACGAGGATAACGACGACGATGACACTCTTTCTCAGAAGTCGGCCGTCACGGATGAGTCCGAGATATATGACATGACGAGAGGGAACCTCGGTCTTCTAGAGCAGGCTATTGCGCTAAAGGCTGAGCAGGTGAAGATGATGCGGGAAGCAGGCAGGATGCCAGGGGAACAACTTCGCTATTTCCACATAGAGGACAGGCAAGGAAAGCCTATGGATTCTATGAGAAAGAATTACTTTAATAAAG ACCCCTCAAGGTCTGAGAAGAGAGAGATTAAGTGCCCGACCCCAGGGTGTGATGGGACTGGTCATGTGACTGGATTGTACCCTCACCATCGCAGTCTGTCCGGCTGCCCACACAAAGACAGGATACCACCAGAGA TCCTGGCGATGCACGAGAATGTTCTCAAGTGTCCCACGGCAGGGTGCACGGGGCAGGGTCACGTCAACAGCAACCGCAACACTCACAGGAG CTTGTCCGGATGTCCTATTGCCGCAGCTGAAAAACTGTCTAAAACCCATGAGAAACAGCCAATCCCTCAGCATGCCTCTGAGCTCCCTAAAGGCAGCCCTAATTCAGACAGAGTACTCAG GCCTATGTGCTTTGTAAAGCAATTAGAGATTCCTCAGTTTGGCAGCTACAGACCCAATGTTCAACCTGCAACCCCTCGTGCCAACCTGGCTAAGGAACTTGAGAAGTACTCCAAGGTCTCTTTCGATTATGCAAGTTTTGATGTTCAGGTCTTTGGCAAACGTATGCTTGCCCCAAAGATTGCGACCACTGAAATCTCACCAAAAGCCTTTAAAT CTAAACCATTCCCCAAGGCGTCCTCCCCAAGCCACAGCCTGTCTGGTAGTTATGCGAAGAGCaccacctcctcttcctcctccagcGGCTACGACTACTCCCACGACGCAGAGGCGGCGCACATGGCCGCCACCGCAATCCTGAACCTGTCCACACGCTGCTGGGAAATGCCTGAGAATCTCAGCACAAAACAGCAGGACCTAGCCAGCAAG AGCATGGATATCGAGGTGGATGAGAACGGCACCCTGGACCTCAGCATGAAAAAGCACAGTAAGAGCTTGTCGTGCCTGAGCCCGGGGGTCAGATCACCAGAGCAGTCCCAGAACCAGAGCTGCAGCCCCAGCAGCAGTGCGATGACCTCACCACAGTCCAGCCACGCCTCCAAACAGGAAGAGTGGGAGGGGCCTATCGACTACACCAAACCCAACAGGCAGCGCGAGGAGGACTTAGAGGAG ATGGAGCCCGCAGCCCACTCGTTCGTCTCCTCAGAACCAgaggactgtgaaatgatccaagAGAGCTTGGAAGACAGGAAGTACCCGGGAGAGGTCACCACAACaagcttcaaaatgaaatacCAGAGCAAGGACAGCAAGAAGGAACTTCTATT GTGCCCAACCCCTGGTTGTGATGGCAGTGGTCACATCACTGGAAACTATGCATCACACCGCAG CCTGTCTGGTTGTCCTCTTGCTGACAAGAGTCTCAGATCCCTCATGGCTGCACATTCTGCCGAGCTCAA GTGCCCAACTCCAGGCTGTGACGGTTCCGGTCATATCACAGGGAACTACTCATCCCACAGAAG TTTGTCTGGCTGCCCCCGTGCCAAGAAAGGTGGAATAAAAACAACTCCTACCAAGGACGACAAGGAGGATCCCGAGCTCTTAAA ATGCCCAGTTCCAGGATGTGACGGCTTGGGTCACATCAGCGGGAAGTACGCCTCCCACCGCAGTGCCTCCGGCTGCCCATTGGCTGCCCGCAGACAGAAGGAAGGGCTTCTCAACGGCGCTCCCTTTCCCTGGAAATCACTCCGAACAGAAGGACCAGCCTGCCCAACGCCAGGGTGCGACGGCTCAGGTCACGCTAATGGCAGCTTCCTTACACACCGAAG TCTCTCAGGCTGTCCCAGGGCCTCTTTTGCTATAAAGAAGACAAAGTTCCCAGGGGATGAATATCTCACCACAAAATTCAGGGCCAGTGACG TTCTCGACAATGATGAAGAcattaaacagttaaacaagGAGATCAGCGAGCTCAACGAATCCAACACTGAGATGGAAGCGGACATGGTCAACCTGCAGACGCAG ATTTCCTCAATGGAAAAGAATCTGAAGAACATCGAAGATGAGAACAAAATCATTGAGGAGCAGAATGAGGCCTTGTTTATGGAGCTGTCAGGCCTGAGTCAGGCCCTCGTTCGCAGCCTGGCCAACATTCGCCTTCCACACATG CAGGAGCCAATCACTGAGCAGAATTTTGATTCCTATGTGAACACGTTGACGGATATGTACACCAATAAGGAGTGCTACCAGAACCCAGAGAACAAGGCACTGCTGGAGACTATTAAGCAGGCTGTGAAGGGTATCAAAGTGTAA